The sequence TAAATTATTCCGGAGAAGGAATTTGTAGGTTACGCCAAAAGGCGAATAAAAAAAGACCTTCAACTCAGAAGTTAAAGGTCTTTTTTTTTGACTGCTCAATATTTTACATTGCTACATTTTCCATCTCAAGAAACCAAATAATAGACGCCAGCCCGGCAGGAAGAATACCACCTGTGTGGTCGAGCCCTGCAAGAGGAACATAAAAAACCATATCGGGAGAAGCGCCACCAGCGATAAATTCTGCATACTTTTCTTCAGCAACAATTGGCGGAACATAACTATCGGCAGTACCATGAAATAACATGGTTGGAACTGTTGGTACAAAAGTAGGAACGCTGTTTTCTTCCAACATATCAAGTACCGGGGCGTAAGTAGTTTCTGTATTCCAACCACTAAGATAATCGGCTGTAAAAAGGTCGGCAATGGTTGTAGTCAACTCATTATTTAGCTCTTCGCCCGAACTTTGTCCATCAAACATGGTTGCAATTTTATCTGCGTAGGGCGCATTAAATACAGAAGTTATTGGTGTTGTTAAATTCAGTTTCAGATAGCTGTTAAAAATATAGGCCAGGAAATACGGCATTGGATATTCCTCCAGGCCAACAACATACTCGTTAAGTGTTACCAGGTTGTATGGACCTGCACTGCATGCACTTGCTTGTAAATCAAAATCAAAACCGGCGTCAGCCTCAATAGCTTGTTGCACTTGCATAGTTGCCCAGCCACCTTGCGAATAACCGGCAAGGTACAAATCATTATTCAACGAAATTTCTTCTTCATCATTAATAAATTCGCGAACGGCTTTCAGCATGTCGGTAACTGTTTGAACAGTCGATTCGCGGTGAAGATAGGGATGAAACATATCATCGGCTTCGCCAAATCCCAGGTAATCGGGCAGGGAAATAATAAAGCCGGTTGAGCCCATCATTTTAAGTATTCTGAAAAGGTCATTGCTGGTATCTACCGAAGGCGCTTTGCTGTGTAATGTGTTTGTTCCATTTTGGTAACTTAGAACAGGGTAATCACCGCTTACATCAGGAATGGCAACCACTCCGGAGGCATTAACTGTTTCGCCTTCAAAAGTGGTTTTATAGGTGATTTTATATACTTCAACTCCCGATTGAATGAGGTCTGATAGTTCAGCCAGTTCAGGATATTGCGAAGAGGCAATTGCAATTAAAAGATCGATTTGTGTTTTTGAATAAACTTCCTGTAGTTCAGCGTCAACCAAATATTCATTGCCTGAAACAGGTGTTTCAACATCGTCCATTGAATCATCGCATGACACAAAAACAAATGCGAATATGGAGATGTAGAATAGAAATGGAATGAGTTTTTTATTCATGGCTATGTGTTTTTTAAGCATTGTTTCAACCAAAAATAGACTAATTTTTGTTTACAATAAAGTTTTATTTGCCGTAATTGATGGTTACGTACCTAGTTAAATCTTTTGAGAGTATGAAAAAATGAATGACTTTCATTCGGGAAGATGTAAGAATATTAAATCGAAATTTGTTATAAAGTTCAGAATAGAAGTGAGGTTCCCAATGAATTTCTTATTTTAGGGAAACAGGAAACCTTAAATAAGTTCCAGCACTAAACAATACATCACATGAAGAAATTAATGCTATTTTTTTTATTCAGTTCGATTATTTCAGTCATTTGTGCTCAGCCCATAAAAATAATGTTGGTTACGGGTGGCCATAGTTTCGACACTGTTCAGTTCTTTCAACTGTTCGACCAAATGGATGAAGTTGACTATGAGCATTTTGCCCAGCCCGAGGCCAACAAGGCAATTGCAGATGGCCGTGGCGAAGATTTTGATGTGATGGTATTTTACGATATGTGGGACGAAATTTCCTCAGATCAGAAAGCTGCCTACCTGAAATTGACAAAACAAGGCAAACCTTTTTTGTTTTTGCACCATGCGCTTGTTTCGTATCAGAAATGGCCTGCATTTGAGGATATTATTGGTGGACGATACATTGAAGAAAATAAGAATATTCCTGAGGATGAATGGTCGGAATACGAGCACGACGTGTGGGTGTATTGTTCAATTGAAAATTATACACCCGTTACGGCTGGTTTCAGGGAGTTGCGATTTTTCGATGAGGTTTACGGAAATATACGAATTTCTGATGATGTAAAACCTTTGTTACAAACCCGGCACCCTAAAAGTGCTGAATACGTAGCCTGGGAAAATAGGTACAATGCATCAACAATCGTTTACATTCAACCGGGGCATGATAAACGAACCTACGAAAATGAAGATTACAGGAAGTTGCTTTTTCAAGCTATCCGGTATTTAAATACTTTTAATAAATAAAACACTTCAACCCAAACAGGTTTTTCTTGATTTACCTTCGTAATTGTGGCCGTTGTAGTTACATCTCGAACACTCACCTTATTTTGACACAGTAAAAATCAGTCATATATTTCTATCATTTGCTGATACTGTTAGGAATTAAGCTTCATTTTATATTATATTTGCCTCAAACTGTAAAAAATACAATAAGTAAAATACATTTTATTTCATCTAATGCAAAAACTAATTATTTCATTACTTCTAATGGGTATTATTACCGTTTCTTGTCAAAAAGACAACAAAACTAAAACTTCAGAAGCTGATTCAGCTATCGACACGAAAGTTGAAGCTTTATTGGCAAAAATGACTCTAATTGAAAAGATTGGTCAGTTAAACCAGTACTCTTCCCGTTGGGAAATGACCGGACCTGCTCCTGAGAGTGTTGATTCTATGGCACTTTACAACATGATCAGAGAGGGAAAGATTGGCTCGATGCTAAATGTTACCGGCGCAAATGCTACCCGCAACATACAAAGTTGGGCGGTTGATAGCAGTCGACTCGGAATCCCTTTAATTTTGGCTTACGACGTAATTCATGGTTACGAAACTATGTTTCCGATACCGTTGGCCGAGGCTGCCAGCTGGGAACCTGAGCTGGCAAAAAAATCGTCGCGAATTGCAGCTGTTGAAGCTTCAGCAGTTGGTTTGCACTGGACTTTTGCCCCGATGGTGGATATTGCTCGCGATGCCCGTTGGGGGCGTTTTATGGAAGGTTCGGGCGAAGATCCGTACCTGGGAGCTAAAATGGCTTATGCGCGTGTAAAAGGTTTTCAAGGCGATGATCTTTCGGATGAAACGACAATTGCAGCCTGTGCAAAACACTTTGCAGCCTATGGTTTTATCGAATCGGGCCGCGATTACAACGTGGTTCAAATTGGAAATCCAACGTTGCATAATATCGTTTTTCCTCCTTTTAAAGCTTGTGTCGACGCAGGTGTGGCAACTTTTATGAATGCTTTTAATACCATTAATGAAACACCTGCAACGGCCAGTTCATATTTGCAACGCGATATTTTGAAAGGCGAATGGGGATTTGATGGTTTCGTTGTTTCCGACTGGAATTCGATTGGTGAATTGTTGCCACACGGAGTGGCTGCCGACAAAAAGGAAGCCGCATATAAAGCAATTACCGCCGGTTCGGATATGGATATGGAAGGTTACGCTTACATTAATAACCTCGAAGATTTAGTTAACGAGGGTAAAGTTGATGAAGCGTTAATTGACGATGCAGTGCGCCGTATTTTAAAAATTAAGTTCAAGCTTGGATTGTTCGACGATCCATATAAATATTGTAATCCTGAGCGCGAAAAAACTGTAATGCGTTGCGACGAGCACCTTGCTGCAGCAAAAGAAGCCGCAAAAAGAAGTATTGTTTTATTGAAAAACGAAAACAAGCTATTGCCACTGAAAAAGGATGGTTTAAAAATTGCTGTTATAGGCGAGTTGGCTGAAAGTAAAGATGTACCGCTCGGCAGCTGGAGAGCAAAGGCCGTTACCAACTCTGCTGTTTCATTGCTTGAAGGAATGAAAAATACAACCGGAAGCTCTAAAATTAATTTTGCCAAGGGACCGGATTATACCGAAGGTTTGCGTTCGTTTACCACCGAATTAAAGATCAATACAACCGATAAAAGTGGAATGTCGGATGCCAGATCGTTGGCTGCAAGATCTGATGTGGTGGTAATTGCATTGGGCGAAGATTGTTGGCAGTCTGGAGAGGGGCGTAGCCAAACCGATATTTCCATGAAAGGATTTCAGCAGGAGTTGTTGGAAGAAGTTTGTAAAGTGAACAAAAATGTTGTAGTAGTGCTGATGAATGGTCGCCCGATAGAGATTAACTGGATGGCTGAAAACGTTCCGGCAATTGTAGAATGCTGGCACCTCGGGTCTGAAGCAGGAAATGGTATTGCAGAGGTACTTTTTGGAGATTACAATCCAGCGGGAAAACTACCGGTATCTTTTCCAAAGGCAGTTGGTCAGCAGCCACTGTATTACAACCATTTTAACACCGGCCGACCTACAAATGGAGAAGGTAATGTATTCTGGTCGCATTACACCGACGAGAGCAAAGAGCCACTTTATCCGTTTGGTTATGGCTTGAGCTATACAACTTTTAGCTATTCCGATTTTGAGCTTTCTTCCAGTGAATTAACTAAAGGTGGCAGAATTGAGGTAAAAGCAACAGTTACGAATACAGGAGATGTTGCAGGAGAAGAAATAGTTCAACTATATATTCGCGATTTGGTTGGAAGTATTTCCCGTCCGGTAAAAGAGTTGAAAGGTTTCGAGAAGATAAAGCTGGAACCCAAAGAGTCGAAAGTTGTAAGTTTTGAGATTACAACAAAGGATTTGGAGTACTATGGTGCTTCAGGAGAATGGAAAGCTGATCCGGGAGAGTTTAAACTTTGGATTGGACCTAATTCAGCTGAAGGGCTCGAAACTTCATTTATTTATAATTAGATAATTTTTATTAAGCGCATATTAAGGGCGGTTTCAATTTTAGATTGAACCGCCTTTTTTTGTGGAATAAACGTCGTTTTCAGAACAAATTAACAGTAATCATAACATTTTTTAACATTTCGGCAAAATGTAGGGTGTAGGTATAGTGCATTTTTTAGTTAATTTAGCGAACGATAAAACCACTATAACTTGCATATTATGAAATCATTGAGCAAGTTAATCCACAAATCAAGTATGACGTTTTTGCCAACCCATTATCCGGTTCATTTTTACGGAATGCCAGATGGTAAAGTATATTTATGCTTTGCACGGTTTTATGAAATGGGTTTTGAGAAGTCCGATCTGGAGTTTGTTTTTGCCCGGCACAATGATTTCAGTTATGATTATGACAACGAGATTTTAATTCCCAATTCAGAGTTCAGAGCGCCGGTATACAACGAAATGGTAGATAATCCGGACCCCAATATTACGATTCTTGAAGTTCGGAAAGATGTTCAATCGTATGTGGAAGCCATTGATTATATCTCAGTATTGTACAAATCAAAATTGTTGATCGCTTCAACATTAAAACGAACTGGCAAAGAACGAGATGACGTTCATATTGGTGTTTAGGTTGTAACTCCTTTATTCAGATAATTTTATTCTCACCTTCAAAACAAAATTGCAGCTTCATAGCTTAATCATTTTGGCTACACAATTGCGAAAACCTTAAGGAAATTTAAGATTGTTACGACATCTTTTTCCTTCAAAAATCGTATGATTACAGAAATATCAACTCACTTATGCACAAGATTTATCATGAGAAGGATTAATCGTTAATTGTAACTGAGTTGTTAGCTGAACGAGAAAATATTGAAATAAAACATGATGCTGATTTTTTAACTGAATTACGCAGAATTGTATTGAATAATTTAACCAACGATGACTTTAGCGTTAGAGACTTGGCCCAAAAGGTCCGCTTAAGCAGATCGCAATTACATCGCAGGCTAAAAGCCAATACAGGATTGTCGGCAAGTTGCTTTATTCGTGAAACACGTTTAATACGAGCCAGCGAATTGTTGCTTGCAAATAACAAAACCATTTCAGAAATTGCCTACATGGTTGGCTTCGGAAGTCCAAGTTATTTTAATAAATGTTTTCACGATTATTTTGGGTACTCACCTGGCGAATTTAAAAAGCAACCAAAAGCTGCACAATCCAAAAGCTTTTTTAAAACAAGTTACAATTGCAAAGAATTTCGGACGAATAAATACATTCCATTCCCTTTTCTCGTGCTTTTTATGGTTATAATCATTGTCCTCATTCTTTTGTTTCTAAGTCTTTTTTAGAGTTACCTGCAGAATACGTACTAATAAGTTAGTTGGAGTATTCTATTTTACTTTCTGGCCTTAAGACCTAATACTATTTTGATTATGACTCAGCTGGTCTAAATTTAGGCTGATGAGACATAGTTTAAATCATTGTGCATAATTTAAATAATTTGGAAACATATGTAACAAATACAACATAGTTATAAGAGTAAACTCTCGTAATTGGTGTAACTTGAAACTTAAAAGTTTCTGATTAGGAAAGGAGGGAAAATACGTGCAGAAACCAGTATATTAATGTTAATTAAAGACCATTAAGCCATGAAAAAATTATTATTTACGTTGCTGGCAATTTGTATGTGTTTGCTGGCACTCGGTCAAAACGATATCCCAAATTTAACCAGAGATATTGATGAAGTGGAGATTTCTCCACCTGCTTTTACAGGTATTACAAACTATATTGACCTTGCTTCTATTGATGCAAATTATTTACAACATTATCTGATATCCCACATCGAATACCCTGATCAGGCTGTAACTTGCGGTAACGAAGGTACAGAGGTGATAAAGTTTAATGTAAATGCACTTGGTCAGGTAACTAACATCGACATTGTTAATGGAGTATGTCCGGCAATTGATGATGAAATTGTAAGGGTTCTTGAATCAACAAATGGAATGTGGAAACCAGGGAAAAAAGATGGTATACCAGTTACTATGGAGCAAGAAGTTTCAGTAGTCTTTTCATTGGAAGATAATCCTGAAAAGGTAACTGAGAAGTTTCTTAAAGTTGCAACTTCATGCTTCACAAAAGGTAATGAATTGTTCTATTTAAAAGGAAAGTCAAAAAGAGCAGAGCGTCTTTATTCTCATGGAATTAAATACATGCCATATGATCAAAGTCTGCTAATAATGCGCGGACTTTGCCGGTATGAAAGAGGAAACCATGAAGGTGCAAGGGAAGATTGGACTCGTTTATTTGAACTGGGAACACTTGATTTGAACACAGAATTCTATGCCCAGGCAGAAAAATTAGAAGCGTACAAAGCTTTTGTGGCAATGTTGGAAGAAAAGTAGGCGATTAATCAATGATTATCAATGCATGAACGTAAATAGCCCGGATATCCATTCCGGGTTTTTTTGTCAACATTATTTCAAAACAGAACCTGGTTGATACCGACTTAAAATTAACCGGGTAAGGTGTTCTGTAAAAAATACTGAGAGGTAAATAGGGAAATTGCTGAAAATATGACAAAATGAACATATTTATTTGTGTAAATGAAAAAGAATTATTTTATTTGCTCTTGATAGGTCGTTCAGACCTATTGTGTGTTTGGGGGTTAACATTAATAAGGGCAGTTGATGAACTGCCCTTTTCTTTTTCCCTATTCTTAAAATACTATTTAAACTGGTTGTTGTCGTAATTTTAATCATTTACGCATTTTTATTTATCGCAATCCTTTCTTATGATCAGGAAATAAAAACTGAGTGAACTATCAGCTATTTGCTGAAAAAAGCTGAAATAGCAGGGAGTTTAGAGGTTTTTACTTTTCAAATTCATACTTTTGATGATGTAAGATCAAAGCGATCGAAAGTGTTAGGTTTTAAAAGTTAATTAATGAAAATGTTTTTAAAACGGTTCACACAAATTAAATAAGGCACAATTCTTTTACATCTTACAAAGACGTAAGAACATATAAAAAGGCAACTGTTGAGTTGCCTTTTGTTTTATATATACGTTCGAAGGTTACATTATTCATATCATAGAGAATATTTCAATTCTATTTTATCATCGTAATCAGATCTAATCAAAAATTTACACGAATGTACACTTTAGTTAGTAGTACTTTTAATATCAGTTTTGGGTTATTTTGGGTTCTATTTGAGAAAAATGTCCCAAAACGGGAAGGGTGCTAAAGTGTTTGGCATTGCTAAGTGTAACAAAACCAGTGTTTTATGATTTTGGCCTGAAGGTTGTTTAAATAATAGCAAATTAGGAAAATAAAAATATAGGGTTTGTATAACAGGGTAGAACGACTTCTAATTTGATTGGTTCTGTATAAAGGGGTTTGTAAATTATCAATCATCATTAAAAAGCGTCCATAGGTTCTACCCTTTCTTCTTTTTACGATCAAAACATTATGTAAACAAATATCGTGTTCACAGTTTCGAATTAGGTTTCGAAATATTTTGAATAGCAAGAATAAAAAAACCGTTCATGAAATGAACGGTTTTAGTTTTTACAAACCACTTTAAAAAGCGTACTGAAAAAGATGAACCACTCAACAGCGGTGCACTTACAGTATTTTTAGTATTTTTTGATTTTGCGTCCTGAGATAAAAGTACAATAATATTGTAAACAATACGGTGCGAAAACAGAGATTCAGGATAAATGACTTTCAATGTCAGAAATCATGAATACATCCATCAGTTTTCAATACCTCACAATTTCAAATGTATGAGTAAGATCAGTATTTAACTGATTTTGTGGGGTTTTTTGCAGCAGTATATTTTTCCCCTCTATATCATCTGAGAATATATTATTCGTCACTTTTATATTCTTACAATATTCAAAACTGAAGTTGTATTGCCGATCGTGGAATGGGCTAATATCAGAACTCTTGTTTATTGTATTATTTTGAAATACTAATCCATCAACTGACAGGGCATAAATTAAAGGAATGTCGAATGGGTAAAACCGGTTATTCTGAATGCTAATATTCTTGTGGTAGGGTAGAGACTGTTCGTTGATTTTTGGGATAGAAGGAAATACAGAAATAATTGCCTCGCACAAGCTATAAGTACTGGAGTTGCAGTATGAGTTAAATGTATTGTCGAACACTTTAACATCGCTTACTCCATTGGCTTGTCTCTCAGTATCCGAAACACCGGCAATGAGAACTGCACTTCCGCTTGTTTCAAACATATTGTTTTGAATCTGAACTTTGTCAGCACTTGTTAGAACAATCCCACTTCCGCGGCAACTGTTGAATGTATTTTGTTTGATAGCCACTTCCGTTGCATGACTTCCATTTTCTTTAAGTTCCTTTACTGCCTGACTTTCAGATGTACTCTTATTGATAATTGCGTTGGAAATAACCAGTGCATCACTCGTTAATCCCTGAAATGTTGAGTTCTTCACGACTACTTCGCCTATACAGCCTGATAACTGAAGACCTTCTGCTAATCCGGAGAAATAGCGATTTTTAGAACGGTTTGGAATAGCCTGATAGCGGTCGATGATCAAATTTTTACAGTGATTTGCCATTATACCAGGTCCTACGGCATGATATAATCTCAAGTTATTTACTTCAACGTTTTCAGACTCGTGGATAAAAACACCTGCATGTGAGGCTTTTGCATGACTCATCACAAGGTAATTCCCAATTTGGGGCTTGCGTTCGAAACTAAAGTGTAGCCTAACAATTCCGGGCATGGTAGGTTCGGCGTGGTAGGCATTCCAATGGTCTCCCAAGCATGGTGTACCACCGGTTTGAGGCACAATAAACCGCCCTTTTCTATCAAATTCAAGTGTGCTGTTCCACTCGTTTTGCTGGCCATTTCCTATCTCGAAAAATATTTTGCCATCAACAATACGATAGGGTGATTCTCTTGGGTCGAGACCAATATCCATATAATGTTCAGTTACGCGTAACACTTCGGCCTGTGCTATGAATGGTTGCTCCCAATCGATAGTCATATTTTTCAGCGTAATATTCTGGCAATTGTCGAAAGTAAATGGTTGCATTTCCTGGTGAAAAATCAAATGGCTACCTCTTCCGTCGATCACCAGGTTTTTAATATTCTCAAAATGAAAGGCACAAACCTTCGGATTTTCATTTGTAGTATTCGCCTCGTAATACACCTTTGTTTTGCATCCATCCGGATAAAAATGGTAGGTACCGGTTGAGAATACCAATATTTTTGGTTGATCTGTTTTTAAGTCGTCAAGCGCTTTGTAGAATTGTTTTATGGCATTCTTCTTCCTGGTTTTGTATAAACCGTAATCTTTCAGAAAAATGTAGGTCGTGTCGTTTGGTGCATTTAATTCGGTGGCTTGTGCAGAAAAAATAAACAGACCTAAAAAAAGTATAATGAATATTCCCGTTTTCATTCTATAACGATTTTCTGCAAGATACTATTTTGTGGTTTTACCTTCATACATCGATTGGAAAACTTCATCAACCGGTTCCCAAAGTTCTATTTTGTTATTATCCGGATCGAGGATATGCACAAACTTTCCGTATTCATACGATTCAATTTCATCGCAAATGGTTACACCGGCTTCCTTTAGCTCGGCAACCAACTTTTCAATATTTTCAACCCTGTAGTTCACCATAAATTCTTTGTCTGAAGGTTGAAAATAGTCTGTGTTCTCTTTAAACGGACTCCAAACCGAGTAAGCTTTTTCATCCGGTGTGTCCGATTTCCTGAATTCAAATACCGACCCATATTCGTTTGTTACCAGTCCCAGATTTTTGTTGTACCACTCTTTCATTTGCTCCGGATCTTTTGTTTTAAAGAAGATTCCGCCGATGCCTGTTACTTTTTTCATATGTTGTTTTTTAGTTGCCGAAAGAGAAATGTTACTGATAACCACTTTACAATAAAAGCATGGAGAAAGAAAAAAGTTTATGTTGAAGGTTATTATTTTATGTCTGGATTCTGGAATAAATAAGGTTGATTAGAAAAGCTTGCAAACTTCCTTTATGCTTTTTAGTTTAATCCAGTTCGGATGTTCTTCCACTTCTTTGGTTTTTTCGTGAATCCAGGTAATGTGGAACGGAATGTGAATCCCAAAACCACCTAATTCCAGTACCGGTTCAATATCTGATTTATAGGAATTCCCGATCATCAAAAACTCTTCCGGTTTAATTTCCAGGTGCTTTATGAGCTTTTTGTAATCGGCTGTATTTTTATTACTCATTACTTCCACATGATGAAAGTATTTTTCAAGTTTCGATTTTTGTAGTTTTCGTTCCTGGTCGAGCAAATCGCCTTTGGTTGCAACAATTAATTTGTAGCCTTTTTCTTTCAGGTACCCGAGGGTTTCAATAACGCCGTCAAGCAATTCCACCGGCTGATTGATCTGTTTTTTACCCAGTTCAATAATCTGCTCTAATGTATGCTGTGGTACTTTATTTCCAGTGATTCTTAGTGCCGTTTCAATCATCGAAAGCACAAATCCTTTGGTGCCGTAACCGTATTCTTCAAGGTTTTGCATTTCGGTGGCAAAAAGCACCTCCATGGTTTCATCCGATGTGCTGAAATCTGATAACAAAGCACAAAACTTTTTCTCCGTTTCACGAAAGAA comes from uncultured Draconibacterium sp. and encodes:
- a CDS encoding prolyl oligopeptidase family serine peptidase, which gives rise to MNKKLIPFLFYISIFAFVFVSCDDSMDDVETPVSGNEYLVDAELQEVYSKTQIDLLIAIASSQYPELAELSDLIQSGVEVYKITYKTTFEGETVNASGVVAIPDVSGDYPVLSYQNGTNTLHSKAPSVDTSNDLFRILKMMGSTGFIISLPDYLGFGEADDMFHPYLHRESTVQTVTDMLKAVREFINDEEEISLNNDLYLAGYSQGGWATMQVQQAIEADAGFDFDLQASACSAGPYNLVTLNEYVVGLEEYPMPYFLAYIFNSYLKLNLTTPITSVFNAPYADKIATMFDGQSSGEELNNELTTTIADLFTADYLSGWNTETTYAPVLDMLEENSVPTFVPTVPTMLFHGTADSYVPPIVAEEKYAEFIAGGASPDMVFYVPLAGLDHTGGILPAGLASIIWFLEMENVAM
- the bglX gene encoding beta-glucosidase BglX, whose product is MQKLIISLLLMGIITVSCQKDNKTKTSEADSAIDTKVEALLAKMTLIEKIGQLNQYSSRWEMTGPAPESVDSMALYNMIREGKIGSMLNVTGANATRNIQSWAVDSSRLGIPLILAYDVIHGYETMFPIPLAEAASWEPELAKKSSRIAAVEASAVGLHWTFAPMVDIARDARWGRFMEGSGEDPYLGAKMAYARVKGFQGDDLSDETTIAACAKHFAAYGFIESGRDYNVVQIGNPTLHNIVFPPFKACVDAGVATFMNAFNTINETPATASSYLQRDILKGEWGFDGFVVSDWNSIGELLPHGVAADKKEAAYKAITAGSDMDMEGYAYINNLEDLVNEGKVDEALIDDAVRRILKIKFKLGLFDDPYKYCNPEREKTVMRCDEHLAAAKEAAKRSIVLLKNENKLLPLKKDGLKIAVIGELAESKDVPLGSWRAKAVTNSAVSLLEGMKNTTGSSKINFAKGPDYTEGLRSFTTELKINTTDKSGMSDARSLAARSDVVVIALGEDCWQSGEGRSQTDISMKGFQQELLEEVCKVNKNVVVVLMNGRPIEINWMAENVPAIVECWHLGSEAGNGIAEVLFGDYNPAGKLPVSFPKAVGQQPLYYNHFNTGRPTNGEGNVFWSHYTDESKEPLYPFGYGLSYTTFSYSDFELSSSELTKGGRIEVKATVTNTGDVAGEEIVQLYIRDLVGSISRPVKELKGFEKIKLEPKESKVVSFEITTKDLEYYGASGEWKADPGEFKLWIGPNSAEGLETSFIYN
- a CDS encoding HAD family hydrolase, translating into MKTNFKVIAFDADDTLWVNETFFRETEKKFCALLSDFSTSDETMEVLFATEMQNLEEYGYGTKGFVLSMIETALRITGNKVPQHTLEQIIELGKKQINQPVELLDGVIETLGYLKEKGYKLIVATKGDLLDQERKLQKSKLEKYFHHVEVMSNKNTADYKKLIKHLEIKPEEFLMIGNSYKSDIEPVLELGGFGIHIPFHITWIHEKTKEVEEHPNWIKLKSIKEVCKLF
- a CDS encoding VOC family protein, which produces MKKVTGIGGIFFKTKDPEQMKEWYNKNLGLVTNEYGSVFEFRKSDTPDEKAYSVWSPFKENTDYFQPSDKEFMVNYRVENIEKLVAELKEAGVTICDEIESYEYGKFVHILDPDNNKIELWEPVDEVFQSMYEGKTTK
- a CDS encoding energy transducer TonB produces the protein MKKLLFTLLAICMCLLALGQNDIPNLTRDIDEVEISPPAFTGITNYIDLASIDANYLQHYLISHIEYPDQAVTCGNEGTEVIKFNVNALGQVTNIDIVNGVCPAIDDEIVRVLESTNGMWKPGKKDGIPVTMEQEVSVVFSLEDNPEKVTEKFLKVATSCFTKGNELFYLKGKSKRAERLYSHGIKYMPYDQSLLIMRGLCRYERGNHEGAREDWTRLFELGTLDLNTEFYAQAEKLEAYKAFVAMLEEK
- a CDS encoding ThuA domain-containing protein — its product is MKKLMLFFLFSSIISVICAQPIKIMLVTGGHSFDTVQFFQLFDQMDEVDYEHFAQPEANKAIADGRGEDFDVMVFYDMWDEISSDQKAAYLKLTKQGKPFLFLHHALVSYQKWPAFEDIIGGRYIEENKNIPEDEWSEYEHDVWVYCSIENYTPVTAGFRELRFFDEVYGNIRISDDVKPLLQTRHPKSAEYVAWENRYNASTIVYIQPGHDKRTYENEDYRKLLFQAIRYLNTFNK
- a CDS encoding right-handed parallel beta-helix repeat-containing protein, whose protein sequence is MKTGIFIILFLGLFIFSAQATELNAPNDTTYIFLKDYGLYKTRKKNAIKQFYKALDDLKTDQPKILVFSTGTYHFYPDGCKTKVYYEANTTNENPKVCAFHFENIKNLVIDGRGSHLIFHQEMQPFTFDNCQNITLKNMTIDWEQPFIAQAEVLRVTEHYMDIGLDPRESPYRIVDGKIFFEIGNGQQNEWNSTLEFDRKGRFIVPQTGGTPCLGDHWNAYHAEPTMPGIVRLHFSFERKPQIGNYLVMSHAKASHAGVFIHESENVEVNNLRLYHAVGPGIMANHCKNLIIDRYQAIPNRSKNRYFSGLAEGLQLSGCIGEVVVKNSTFQGLTSDALVISNAIINKSTSESQAVKELKENGSHATEVAIKQNTFNSCRGSGIVLTSADKVQIQNNMFETSGSAVLIAGVSDTERQANGVSDVKVFDNTFNSYCNSSTYSLCEAIISVFPSIPKINEQSLPYHKNISIQNNRFYPFDIPLIYALSVDGLVFQNNTINKSSDISPFHDRQYNFSFEYCKNIKVTNNIFSDDIEGKNILLQKTPQNQLNTDLTHTFEIVRY